Proteins from one Fimbriimonadaceae bacterium genomic window:
- the traL gene encoding type IV conjugative transfer system protein TraL has protein sequence MNGTFIPRYLDSLPQIFWWEIDELAVLFVCIFLGIVTKFLTYLIVVGIVSTLVLSKMKNGKSEGFLFHWAYWSGVPTFQLTGAPHGTTREMME, from the coding sequence ATGAACGGCACATTTATTCCACGATATCTCGATAGCCTGCCCCAGATCTTCTGGTGGGAGATTGATGAGTTGGCCGTGCTTTTTGTGTGCATCTTTCTCGGCATTGTCACGAAGTTCCTGACCTACCTGATTGTGGTCGGGATCGTGAGCACGTTGGTGTTGTCGAAAATGAAGAACGGGAAGTCCGAGGGATTCCTCTTCCATTGGGCCTATTGGTCTGGTGTGCCCACGTTTCAACTGACAGGGGCACCGCACGGAACCACCCGAGAGATGATGGAGTAA
- a CDS encoding OmpA family protein yields the protein MTGGRPTYMSWAGLACVGLLTVGGCTTRPAVPPTMSDPTRLCGQGYTFPTTVVSVQSGPQWLLSRPMGCPEPTPLTQVPNKPTVADLPPKPIKAGIHRLQGLPTFSSGTLAARPGDMSRAPGSSPDKAVIPGPTGSPTTVVCRREPEVRHRRVSFAMGSADLSERAQRDLTELRIEEILYLRVEGYTDPTGSRETNQELGMARAEAVAKVLQARVKGPVQVEVVGRGGCCFLPNHAESRRVEVMMLLQGRCADSSEVERRSEAPPVTPVVSAGATHDSGKP from the coding sequence ATGACAGGGGGACGGCCGACTTACATGTCGTGGGCCGGTCTGGCCTGTGTGGGACTGCTGACCGTCGGGGGCTGTACCACGAGACCTGCCGTGCCGCCAACAATGTCAGATCCAACGCGACTTTGCGGACAGGGCTACACCTTTCCGACAACGGTGGTCTCGGTCCAATCTGGTCCGCAATGGCTGCTGTCTCGTCCGATGGGATGTCCAGAACCGACGCCGCTCACGCAGGTACCTAACAAGCCGACGGTGGCGGATCTCCCGCCGAAACCGATCAAAGCAGGGATCCATCGGCTACAGGGGTTGCCGACGTTTTCGTCGGGCACACTGGCAGCTCGTCCGGGTGACATGTCCCGCGCTCCGGGAAGCAGTCCGGACAAGGCTGTGATTCCTGGTCCCACCGGAAGCCCGACCACGGTCGTGTGCCGTCGCGAGCCTGAGGTACGGCACCGAAGGGTCTCGTTCGCAATGGGGTCGGCCGACCTGTCAGAGCGTGCGCAACGGGACTTAACGGAACTACGCATCGAGGAGATCCTCTATCTGCGGGTGGAGGGATACACTGATCCGACGGGATCTCGGGAGACAAACCAGGAACTCGGGATGGCGCGGGCAGAGGCGGTGGCGAAGGTGCTGCAGGCGCGCGTCAAGGGGCCGGTTCAGGTGGAAGTGGTCGGTCGAGGAGGCTGCTGTTTCCTGCCGAACCACGCGGAGAGTCGACGCGTGGAGGTCATGATGCTGTTGCAAGGCAGGTGTGCAGATTCCTCCGAGGTTGAGCGGCGATCGGAAGCACCTCCGGTAACACCTGTGGTGTCAGCTGGTGCCACTCACGACTCAGGGAAACCATAA